The Roseovarius indicus genome has a segment encoding these proteins:
- a CDS encoding thiolase family protein, whose translation MKDVVIAGAARTPMGGFQGDFDGVEASWLGGTAIRAALADAKTETVNEVLMGCVLPAGQGQAPARQAGFHAGLGEDVPATTLNKMCGSGMKAAMIGFDQIALGDTDMMIAGGMESMSTAPYLLPKMRGGARIGHAEVKDHMFLDGLEDAYDKGRLMGTFAEDCAEKFQFTREAQDEYAIGSLEGALAAQKSGAFDREITAVTLTTRKGEVTISEDEQPAKARPDKIPHLKPAFRKDGTVTPANSSSISDGAAALVLASGDAAKANGLNIRARILGHASHAQAPGWFTTAPVPAAQKLLKKLGWSKDDVDLWEVNEAFAVVPMAFMQEMGLPREKVNVNGGACALGHPIGASGARIMVTLLNALETRGLKRGVAAICIGGGEGTAIAIERA comes from the coding sequence TCCGCGCGGCCCTGGCCGACGCGAAAACCGAAACGGTGAACGAGGTGCTGATGGGCTGCGTCCTGCCCGCCGGCCAGGGCCAGGCCCCCGCCCGGCAGGCCGGCTTCCACGCGGGCCTCGGCGAAGACGTGCCCGCCACCACCCTCAACAAGATGTGCGGCTCGGGCATGAAGGCCGCGATGATCGGCTTCGACCAGATCGCGCTTGGCGACACCGACATGATGATCGCCGGCGGCATGGAAAGCATGTCCACCGCGCCCTACCTCCTGCCAAAGATGCGCGGCGGCGCCCGCATCGGCCATGCCGAGGTCAAGGATCACATGTTCCTCGACGGGCTGGAAGACGCCTATGACAAGGGCCGCCTGATGGGCACCTTCGCCGAGGATTGCGCCGAGAAGTTCCAGTTCACCCGCGAAGCGCAGGACGAATACGCCATCGGCTCGCTCGAAGGCGCGCTCGCGGCCCAGAAATCCGGCGCCTTCGACCGCGAGATCACGGCCGTCACCCTCACCACCCGCAAAGGCGAGGTCACGATCTCCGAAGACGAACAGCCCGCCAAGGCCCGCCCCGACAAGATCCCCCACCTCAAACCCGCCTTCCGCAAGGATGGCACCGTGACGCCCGCCAACTCGTCCTCGATCTCCGACGGCGCGGCGGCCCTGGTGCTGGCCTCGGGCGACGCGGCCAAGGCAAACGGCCTCAACATACGGGCCCGTATCCTCGGCCATGCCAGCCACGCCCAGGCACCCGGCTGGTTCACCACCGCGCCCGTGCCGGCGGCCCAGAAACTCCTCAAGAAACTCGGCTGGTCGAAAGACGATGTCGACCTCTGGGAAGTGAACGAGGCCTTCGCCGTGGTGCCGATGGCCTTCATGCAGGAAATGGGCCTGCCCCGCGAAAAGGTCAATGTAAACGGGGGCGCCTGCGCCCTGGGTCACCCGATCGGCGCCAGCGGCGCGCGCATCATGGTGACCCTGCTGAACGCGCTGGAAACCCGCGGCCTCAAGCGCGGCGTCGCGGCCATCTGCATCGGCGGCGGCGAAGGCACGGCCATCGCCATCGAGCGCGCCTAA
- a CDS encoding GNAT family N-acetyltransferase → MTSLSLRHNQERDLAPLAGLLKDEDDMALVNPHARFPFDEGEWKMRWLQEMDDESFYLLDGAGREVGFFALRVGVGPEVRHLTYVFVEEEMRGGTGEELARLAEDAARDLGALSITLKVELDNEAALRLYQKSGYEELSRRGGMATMRRDLDR, encoded by the coding sequence ATGACGAGCCTGAGCCTGCGCCACAACCAGGAGCGCGACCTTGCCCCCCTTGCGGGGCTGTTGAAGGACGAGGACGACATGGCCCTCGTGAACCCCCATGCGAGATTTCCGTTCGACGAGGGGGAATGGAAGATGCGGTGGCTGCAGGAGATGGACGACGAGTCGTTCTACCTGCTGGATGGCGCGGGCCGCGAGGTGGGGTTCTTTGCGCTGCGCGTGGGCGTCGGCCCGGAGGTGCGGCACCTGACTTACGTGTTCGTCGAGGAAGAGATGCGCGGCGGCACCGGCGAGGAGCTGGCGCGGCTGGCCGAGGATGCGGCGCGGGATCTTGGGGCGCTGAGCATCACGTTGAAGGTGGAGCTCGATAACGAGGCGGCGCTCAGGCTGTATCAGAAATCGGGCTACGAGGAATTGTCGCGCCGCGGTGGCATGGCCACGATGCGGCGCGACCTGGATCGGTGA
- a CDS encoding YifB family Mg chelatase-like AAA ATPase — MVARAYTVAFEGVEAKTVEVQCAVTAGIPGFSLVGLPDKAVTEARDRVRTALTSMAIALPSKRITINLSPADMPKEGSHFDLPIALALLAALEIIPTDAVEGTCSLGELSLDGSLLPVIGALPAALSAAEADRTLLCPKASGPEAAWVDAARVIGAATLADVVRHYTGQSPLAPAEPGEVIPDSSGRDLTDVKGQERAKRALEIAAAGRHHLMMVGTPGSGKSMLAARLPGLLPPLTAQEALETSMIHSLAGLIEEGGINRARPFREPHHTASMAAIVGGGRRASPGEISLAHNGVLFMDEFPEFTRSVLETLRQPVESGEVVVARANAHVKYPCRFMLVAAANPCKCGYLPDASRACARAPACGEDYMGRISGPLMDRFDLRIEVPPVSYTDLDLPSSGESSATVAARVATARDLQTARYRDHPGMRLNADAEGEMLTEIATPDTEGRDLLTKVADRFGLSARGYHRVLRVARTIADLDGSETIHRPHVAEAVSFRLSAAKES; from the coding sequence ATGGTGGCCCGCGCCTACACGGTCGCGTTCGAGGGGGTCGAGGCGAAAACGGTCGAGGTGCAATGCGCCGTCACCGCCGGCATTCCCGGCTTCTCCCTCGTGGGCCTGCCCGACAAGGCGGTGACCGAGGCGCGCGACCGCGTGCGCACGGCCCTCACCTCCATGGCCATCGCGCTCCCCTCCAAACGCATCACCATCAACCTCTCCCCCGCCGACATGCCGAAAGAGGGCAGTCATTTCGACCTGCCCATTGCCCTCGCCCTTCTCGCCGCCCTCGAAATCATCCCCACCGACGCGGTCGAAGGCACCTGCTCTCTGGGGGAGCTCTCCCTCGACGGCTCCCTCCTGCCGGTGATCGGCGCCCTCCCCGCCGCCCTCTCGGCCGCCGAGGCCGACCGCACCCTGCTCTGCCCCAAGGCCTCCGGCCCGGAAGCGGCCTGGGTCGACGCCGCCCGCGTCATCGGCGCTGCCACCCTCGCCGACGTCGTCCGCCACTACACCGGTCAATCCCCCCTCGCCCCGGCCGAACCCGGCGAAGTCATCCCCGACAGCTCCGGCCGCGACCTCACCGACGTGAAAGGCCAGGAACGCGCCAAGCGCGCCCTCGAAATCGCCGCCGCCGGGCGTCACCACCTGATGATGGTCGGCACGCCCGGCTCCGGCAAATCCATGCTCGCCGCCCGCCTGCCGGGCCTCCTTCCGCCGTTGACGGCACAGGAAGCGCTCGAAACCTCGATGATCCACTCCCTCGCCGGGCTGATCGAGGAAGGCGGCATCAACCGCGCCCGCCCCTTCCGCGAACCGCACCACACGGCCTCGATGGCGGCCATCGTCGGCGGCGGCCGACGCGCCTCGCCGGGCGAGATTTCCCTCGCCCATAACGGCGTGCTCTTCATGGACGAGTTCCCCGAATTCACCCGCTCCGTCCTCGAAACCCTGCGCCAGCCCGTCGAATCGGGCGAGGTCGTCGTTGCCCGCGCCAATGCCCATGTGAAATATCCCTGCCGCTTCATGCTGGTTGCCGCCGCCAACCCCTGCAAATGCGGCTACCTGCCCGACGCCTCCCGCGCCTGCGCCCGCGCCCCGGCCTGCGGCGAGGATTACATGGGCCGCATCTCCGGCCCCCTGATGGACCGGTTCGACCTCCGGATCGAGGTGCCGCCCGTCTCCTACACCGATCTCGACCTGCCCAGCTCGGGCGAAAGCTCCGCCACCGTCGCCGCCCGCGTCGCAACCGCCCGCGACCTCCAGACCGCCCGCTACCGCGACCACCCCGGCATGCGCCTCAACGCCGATGCCGAAGGCGAAATGCTCACCGAAATCGCCACGCCCGACACCGAAGGCCGCGACCTCCTCACCAAGGTCGCCGACCGCTTCGGCCTCTCGGCCCGCGGCTATCACCGCGTCCTCCGCGTCGCCCGCACCATCGCCGATCTCGATGGCTCCGAAACCATCCACCGGCCCCACGTGGCCGAGGCCGTCAGCTTCCGGCTGTCCGCGGCGAAAGAGAGCTGA
- a CDS encoding alpha/beta hydrolase, with amino-acid sequence MSVARRILNPYLRLTEKRHLERVEDPVALRRSFEFKARLFFRAPFGTRYETGALGGVPVQWATAKGVRREAGPLLLHLHGGGYVFGSSTTHRAMLARLSQLTGLPACLPDYRLAPEHPFPAAVEDALAVYRAVEDWPGGVVIGGDSAGGGLALAVVAEVLRAGGKAPLGVFAMSPLTDLTYSGESVAANARADVMLPASRVEESAEMYLAGADAKDPRASPLYADFTGGPPVWICAGDTEILLDDTRRMAERLKAQGVPVDLRIEHDLPHVWPYFQGLMPEAMVTLREIAGWVSSLSPRTAGS; translated from the coding sequence GTGAGCGTCGCGCGGCGCATTCTGAACCCCTACCTGCGTCTGACCGAGAAGCGGCACCTGGAGCGGGTGGAAGACCCGGTGGCGCTGCGTCGGAGTTTCGAATTCAAGGCACGGCTGTTTTTCCGGGCGCCGTTCGGCACGCGCTACGAGACAGGCGCGCTGGGCGGGGTGCCGGTGCAATGGGCGACGGCGAAGGGTGTGCGCCGCGAGGCCGGGCCGTTGTTGTTGCATCTGCATGGCGGCGGGTACGTTTTCGGGTCGTCGACGACGCATCGGGCGATGCTGGCGCGGCTGTCGCAGTTGACCGGGCTGCCGGCCTGTTTGCCCGATTACCGGCTGGCACCGGAGCATCCCTTTCCGGCGGCGGTCGAGGATGCCTTGGCGGTGTACCGGGCGGTCGAGGATTGGCCGGGCGGCGTGGTGATCGGCGGCGACAGCGCCGGCGGCGGGCTGGCGCTGGCCGTGGTGGCGGAGGTGTTGCGGGCAGGGGGCAAGGCGCCGCTGGGGGTGTTCGCCATGTCGCCGCTGACCGACCTGACATATTCGGGCGAGAGCGTCGCCGCCAATGCGCGGGCCGACGTGATGCTGCCCGCCAGCCGGGTCGAGGAATCGGCCGAGATGTACCTCGCCGGGGCCGATGCGAAGGACCCGCGCGCCTCGCCGCTATATGCGGATTTCACGGGCGGGCCGCCGGTGTGGATCTGTGCCGGGGATACCGAGATCTTGCTGGATGACACGCGGCGCATGGCGGAGCGGCTGAAGGCGCAGGGGGTGCCGGTGGATCTTCGGATCGAGCATGATCTGCCGCATGTCTGGCCCTATTTTCAAGGACTTATGCCCGAGGCGATGGTGACCCTGCGAGAGATTGCCGGTTGGGTCAGCTCTCTTTCGCCGCGGACAGCCGGAAGCTGA
- the gshB gene encoding glutathione synthase — translation MKIAFQMDPIGPIDINGDSTFRLAEEAQARGHELFYYTPDRLAYNQGRVEARGWPLEVRREKGNHFTLGEEQLFDLSEMDVVWLRQDPPFDMFYITTTHLLQRLSPGTLVVNDPFWVRNFPEKLLILDFPELMPPTAIARDLDTIKAFRAKHGDIILKPLYGNGGAGVFHLPESDRNLSSLHEMFTGFSREPLIAQKYLPEIKNGDKRVILVDGEPVGAINRIPGEGETRSNMHVGGRPEKVELTERDREICSIIGPRLRECGQVFVGIDVIGTYLTEINVTSPTGIQELERFDGVNVAGQIWEAIEGKRA, via the coding sequence ATGAAAATCGCCTTTCAGATGGATCCGATCGGGCCGATCGATATCAACGGGGACAGCACGTTCCGGCTGGCCGAGGAAGCGCAGGCGCGGGGGCACGAGCTGTTCTACTACACGCCGGACCGGCTGGCCTATAACCAGGGCCGGGTCGAGGCGCGGGGCTGGCCGCTGGAGGTGCGGCGGGAGAAGGGCAATCACTTCACCCTTGGCGAGGAGCAGCTGTTCGACCTGTCGGAGATGGACGTGGTCTGGCTTCGGCAGGACCCGCCGTTCGACATGTTCTACATCACCACCACGCATCTGCTGCAGCGGTTGAGCCCGGGCACGCTGGTGGTGAACGACCCGTTCTGGGTCAGGAACTTTCCCGAGAAGCTGTTGATTCTCGACTTCCCCGAGTTGATGCCGCCCACCGCGATCGCGCGTGACCTGGATACGATCAAGGCCTTCCGGGCCAAGCATGGGGATATCATCCTGAAGCCGCTTTACGGCAATGGCGGCGCGGGCGTGTTCCACCTGCCCGAGAGCGACCGGAACCTGAGCTCGTTGCACGAGATGTTCACCGGGTTCAGCCGCGAGCCGCTGATCGCGCAGAAATACCTGCCGGAGATCAAGAACGGCGACAAGCGGGTGATCCTGGTCGACGGCGAGCCGGTGGGGGCGATCAACCGCATTCCTGGCGAGGGCGAGACGCGGTCGAACATGCATGTGGGCGGCCGGCCCGAGAAGGTGGAGCTGACCGAGCGCGACCGGGAGATCTGCAGCATCATCGGGCCGCGGTTGCGCGAGTGCGGGCAGGTTTTCGTGGGCATCGACGTGATCGGGACCTACCTGACCGAGATCAACGTGACCTCGCCCACGGGCATCCAGGAACTGGAGCGGTTCGACGGGGTGAACGTTGCCGGCCAGATCTGGGAGGCGATCGAGGGCAAGCGGGCGTGA
- a CDS encoding YraN family protein: MTKHFRFETGGAVPAVPASKRRRGKRAYLSGVSAEETVARAYDGRGADLLETRWRGQAGEIDLIFLQDGVYVFCEVKLARSFDAAAERLRPDQMQRIHLAGSEYLGNTPDGQLSEVRFDLALVDGRGQVEIRDGAFSHF; encoded by the coding sequence ATGACGAAACATTTTCGGTTTGAGACCGGCGGGGCGGTTCCGGCGGTGCCGGCGTCAAAACGGCGCCGGGGAAAGCGGGCCTACCTTTCGGGTGTCAGTGCCGAGGAGACGGTGGCGCGGGCCTATGACGGGCGGGGCGCCGACCTTCTGGAAACGCGCTGGCGCGGGCAGGCGGGCGAGATCGACCTGATTTTCCTGCAGGATGGCGTCTATGTCTTCTGCGAGGTGAAGCTGGCGCGCAGTTTCGATGCCGCGGCGGAGCGGCTGCGGCCCGACCAGATGCAGCGGATTCATCTTGCCGGGTCCGAATACCTCGGCAATACGCCCGATGGGCAGCTTTCGGAGGTGCGCTTCGACCTTGCCCTGGTCGATGGCCGGGGGCAGGTGGAGATCCGCGACGGTGCGTTCAGCCATTTCTGA
- the rsmI gene encoding 16S rRNA (cytidine(1402)-2'-O)-methyltransferase — MIPVNPELAPGLYLIATPIGAARDITLRALDILGAADVLAAEDTRSLRKLMDIHGIPLGDRPLVSYHDHNADRARPRIMAALEAGKSVVYASEAGTPMVSDPGYDLARAVVEGGHGLISAPGPSAAVTALTLSGLPADRFFFAGFLPQGGSKRKSALGQYAAMPGTLIFYESPKRVAAMLKDAAEVLGAERQAAMCRELTKKFEEVRRGTLAELAEEMAGRTVKGEIVVLVGQGDSEKISEVDLDRALTDALAGHSVRDAADMVAADLGLKRRPVYQRALELSKGGG; from the coding sequence GTGATTCCGGTCAACCCGGAGCTGGCTCCGGGGCTTTACCTCATTGCAACGCCGATCGGGGCGGCGCGCGACATCACGTTGCGTGCGCTCGACATTCTCGGCGCGGCCGATGTGCTGGCGGCGGAGGACACGCGCAGCCTGCGCAAGCTGATGGATATTCACGGGATTCCATTGGGGGACCGGCCGTTGGTGAGCTATCACGATCACAACGCGGACCGGGCGCGGCCGAGGATCATGGCGGCGCTGGAGGCGGGAAAATCAGTGGTTTACGCCTCCGAGGCCGGCACGCCGATGGTGTCGGACCCCGGGTATGACCTTGCTCGGGCGGTGGTGGAGGGCGGGCATGGCCTGATTTCCGCGCCGGGCCCCTCGGCGGCGGTGACCGCGCTGACGCTCTCGGGCCTGCCGGCGGACCGGTTCTTCTTTGCGGGATTTCTGCCGCAGGGCGGCTCCAAGCGGAAATCCGCGCTTGGGCAGTATGCCGCGATGCCCGGCACGTTGATCTTCTACGAATCGCCGAAGCGGGTGGCGGCGATGCTGAAGGATGCCGCGGAGGTGCTGGGGGCGGAGCGGCAGGCGGCGATGTGCCGGGAATTGACCAAGAAATTCGAGGAAGTGCGGCGCGGAACGCTGGCGGAGCTGGCCGAGGAGATGGCGGGGCGGACCGTGAAAGGGGAGATCGTCGTGCTGGTGGGGCAAGGGGATTCGGAGAAAATTAGTGAAGTTGATTTAGACAGGGCTCTGACGGATGCGCTGGCGGGGCATTCGGTGCGGGATGCGGCGGATATGGTTGCGGCGGATCTCGGGCTGAAGCGGCGGCCAGTGTATCAGCGTGCTCTCGAGCTGTCGAAGGGCGGCGGGTGA
- a CDS encoding penicillin-binding protein activator, which produces MFAVFTKLRKLILGPLALLSMLLLAACQTGPLIGSGPSVNPSAPVPVALLVPYGSADTNEQKLAQDLENAARMAVSDLNGVQIDLRVYGTAGNAEKAGQVASEAVADGAKIIIGPLHAESANAAALAVAGRGVNVLAFSNNPTIAGGNLFVLGQTFNTTANRLVGYAASQGRDRIMTVYASNLAGRLGRAAIQEAITLNGAVPAGSVSYEFSQQGVISVLPQIKNTAQQNDANAIFLTANTAGALPLFSQMLPENGLGQDSIQYIGLARWDTPPQTLELPGVQGGWFALPDPGRSAQFQNRFQSAYGAPPHALSGLAYDGIAAVGALVTGGSRNALSKEALTQPAGFQGVNGVFRFLPNGSNERGLAVATIQDKQVKVLSPAPQGFEGAGF; this is translated from the coding sequence ATGTTCGCCGTTTTCACCAAGCTTCGCAAGTTGATCCTCGGGCCCCTCGCCCTTCTCTCCATGCTGCTTCTCGCCGCATGCCAGACCGGGCCGCTCATCGGCTCCGGCCCCTCGGTCAACCCCTCGGCCCCGGTTCCGGTGGCCCTGCTCGTGCCCTATGGCTCGGCCGACACCAATGAACAGAAACTCGCACAAGACCTCGAGAACGCCGCCCGCATGGCCGTCTCCGACCTGAACGGTGTCCAGATCGACCTGCGCGTCTACGGCACCGCCGGCAATGCCGAGAAGGCGGGCCAGGTCGCGTCCGAGGCCGTCGCCGACGGCGCCAAGATCATCATCGGGCCGCTGCATGCCGAATCCGCCAATGCCGCGGCGCTTGCCGTCGCGGGGCGCGGGGTCAACGTGCTGGCGTTTTCCAACAACCCCACCATCGCCGGGGGCAACCTCTTCGTGCTGGGCCAGACCTTCAACACCACGGCCAACCGCCTGGTGGGCTACGCCGCCTCGCAGGGGCGTGACCGCATCATGACGGTCTATGCCAGCAACCTCGCCGGCCGCCTCGGCCGCGCCGCCATCCAGGAGGCGATCACCCTCAACGGCGCCGTCCCCGCCGGCAGCGTCAGCTACGAGTTCTCGCAACAGGGCGTGATCTCGGTCCTCCCGCAGATCAAGAACACCGCCCAGCAGAACGACGCCAACGCCATCTTCCTCACCGCCAACACCGCCGGCGCCCTGCCGCTCTTCTCGCAGATGCTGCCCGAGAACGGGCTGGGCCAGGACTCCATCCAGTATATCGGCCTCGCCCGCTGGGATACGCCCCCGCAGACGCTCGAACTGCCGGGCGTTCAGGGCGGCTGGTTCGCCCTCCCCGATCCGGGCCGCTCGGCGCAGTTCCAGAACCGCTTCCAGTCGGCCTACGGCGCCCCGCCCCACGCGCTCAGCGGGCTGGCCTATGACGGCATCGCCGCCGTCGGCGCGCTGGTCACCGGCGGGTCCCGCAACGCCCTGTCGAAAGAGGCGCTGACCCAGCCCGCCGGCTTCCAGGGCGTGAACGGCGTCTTCCGTTTCCTGCCCAACGGGTCGAACGAGCGCGGTCTCGCCGTGGCCACGATCCAGGACAAGCAGGTCAAGGTGCTGAGCCCGGCACCCCAAGGCTTCGAAGGCGCGGGTTTCTGA
- a CDS encoding [protein-PII] uridylyltransferase, which produces MKDAAPPPADLIGPADGIFDQDAVTAGIDTAFAAAGTDTTAQRKCVVDRLQEAMEAGRATIATGLAADPFAAEAAIRSYSWLTDCVVRAALDVATRHLHPLPTPTESERIAVFAVGGYGRGEMAPFSDVDLLFLTPYKITPWAESVIESTLYILWDLRLKVGHSSRTVKDCLRLGAEDFTIRTALLEKRFIYGDAELGETLRTRLREDLFNGTEREFIEAKLEERGTRHQKQGVRYMVEPNVKEGKGGLRDLQCLFWVAKYVHRVDDVADLVTLGLFAEEEFATFAKAHNFLWAVRCHMHLLTGRATEQLTFDLQVDVAARMGYVDSPGRRGVEHFMQDYFRHATAVGELTRIFLTKLEAAHVKSRPLLQRLFKRKRKLKHNYTEVHGRLAIVDEQEFLSDRINLLRLFEEGLRTGLLIHPDAMRLVTANLKLIDESFRNDPKARKLFLDLLLKHGNPERALRRMNELGVLSAYLPEFEPIRALMQFNMYHSYTVDEHIIQCISQLDKIERHELKEALPVASSILAEGVNRRVLYVALLLHDIGKGRDEDHSILGAQIARKVGPRLGLKPKEVDTVEWLVRYHLLMSDMAQKRDIADPRTVRDFAKAVQTKERLDLLCVLTVCDIRGVGPTTWNNWKASLLRALYRQTRRAMEGGLEELNREQRGSDAKRNLRDELAFWDPKDLKTETARHYPPYWQGLHVTAHVVFAKLLRDLKEDEIAIDLAVDDDRDATRACFALADHPGIFSRLAGALALVGANVVDARTYTSKDGFATAVFWIQDAEGHPYESERLPCLRNMIHKTLKGEVVARDAMQSRDKIKKRERAFKVPTHITFDNEGSEIYTIIEVDTRDRPGLLYDLTRTLAASNVYINSAVIATYGEQVVDTFYVKDMFGLKFYTESKQRVLERKLREAIAKGVERATE; this is translated from the coding sequence ATGAAAGACGCAGCCCCCCCTCCGGCGGACCTGATCGGCCCGGCCGACGGCATCTTCGACCAGGATGCCGTCACCGCCGGCATCGACACCGCCTTCGCCGCGGCCGGCACCGACACGACCGCCCAGCGCAAATGCGTCGTCGACCGGCTGCAGGAGGCGATGGAGGCCGGGCGCGCCACCATCGCCACCGGTCTCGCCGCCGACCCCTTCGCCGCCGAAGCGGCAATCCGCTCCTACAGCTGGCTGACCGATTGCGTCGTGCGGGCCGCGCTCGACGTGGCCACACGCCACCTCCACCCGCTGCCCACCCCCACCGAATCCGAGCGCATCGCCGTCTTCGCCGTCGGCGGCTACGGCCGGGGCGAGATGGCGCCCTTCTCCGATGTCGACCTGCTGTTCCTCACGCCCTACAAGATCACCCCCTGGGCCGAGAGCGTCATCGAAAGCACCCTCTACATCCTGTGGGACCTGCGCCTGAAGGTCGGCCACTCCAGCCGCACGGTGAAGGATTGCCTGCGCCTCGGCGCCGAGGATTTCACGATCCGCACGGCGCTTCTGGAGAAACGCTTCATCTACGGCGATGCCGAGCTTGGCGAAACGCTCCGCACCCGCCTGCGCGAAGACCTCTTCAACGGCACGGAGCGCGAATTCATCGAGGCCAAGCTCGAGGAACGCGGCACCCGCCACCAGAAGCAGGGCGTGCGCTACATGGTCGAGCCCAACGTCAAGGAGGGCAAGGGCGGCCTGCGCGACCTGCAATGCCTGTTCTGGGTGGCCAAGTATGTCCACCGGGTCGACGACGTCGCCGATCTCGTCACCCTCGGCCTCTTCGCCGAGGAAGAATTCGCCACCTTCGCCAAGGCCCACAATTTCCTCTGGGCGGTGCGCTGTCACATGCACCTGCTCACCGGGCGCGCCACCGAACAGCTCACCTTCGACCTGCAGGTCGATGTCGCGGCCCGCATGGGCTATGTCGACAGCCCCGGCCGCCGCGGGGTCGAGCATTTCATGCAGGATTACTTCCGCCACGCCACCGCGGTGGGCGAGCTGACCCGCATCTTCCTGACCAAGCTCGAAGCGGCCCACGTCAAATCCCGGCCGCTCCTGCAACGCCTCTTCAAGCGCAAGCGCAAGCTCAAGCACAACTACACCGAAGTGCACGGCCGCCTCGCCATCGTCGACGAACAGGAATTCCTCTCCGACCGCATCAACCTCCTGCGGCTCTTCGAGGAGGGGCTGCGCACCGGCCTGCTCATCCACCCCGACGCCATGCGCCTCGTCACGGCCAACCTGAAACTGATCGACGAAAGCTTCCGCAACGACCCCAAGGCGCGCAAGCTCTTCCTCGACCTGCTCCTGAAACACGGCAACCCCGAACGGGCGCTCCGCCGCATGAACGAGCTGGGCGTGCTCTCGGCCTACCTGCCGGAATTCGAACCGATCCGCGCGCTGATGCAGTTCAACATGTATCACAGCTACACGGTCGACGAGCATATCATCCAGTGCATCTCCCAGCTCGACAAGATCGAGCGGCACGAGCTGAAAGAGGCCCTCCCGGTCGCCTCCTCCATCCTCGCCGAAGGGGTCAACCGCCGCGTCCTCTACGTGGCCCTCCTCCTCCATGACATCGGCAAGGGCCGCGACGAGGATCACTCGATCCTCGGCGCCCAAATCGCCCGCAAGGTCGGCCCCCGCCTCGGGCTCAAGCCCAAGGAAGTCGACACCGTCGAATGGCTGGTCCGCTATCACCTGCTGATGTCGGACATGGCCCAGAAACGCGACATCGCCGACCCCCGCACCGTGCGCGATTTCGCCAAGGCGGTGCAAACCAAGGAACGGCTCGACCTGCTCTGCGTGCTCACCGTCTGCGACATTCGCGGCGTCGGGCCGACCACCTGGAACAACTGGAAAGCCTCGCTCCTGCGCGCGCTCTACCGCCAGACCCGCCGCGCCATGGAAGGCGGCCTCGAAGAGCTCAACCGCGAACAGCGCGGCTCGGATGCCAAGCGCAACCTGCGCGACGAGCTGGCCTTCTGGGATCCGAAAGACCTCAAGACCGAAACCGCCCGCCACTACCCGCCCTACTGGCAGGGGCTGCACGTCACGGCGCACGTGGTCTTCGCCAAGCTCCTGCGCGACCTCAAGGAAGACGAGATCGCCATCGACCTCGCCGTCGACGACGACCGCGACGCCACCCGCGCCTGCTTCGCGCTGGCCGATCACCCGGGCATCTTCTCGCGCCTCGCCGGTGCGCTGGCCCTCGTCGGCGCCAACGTGGTCGACGCGCGCACCTACACCTCCAAGGATGGCTTCGCCACCGCCGTGTTCTGGATCCAGGACGCCGAGGGCCACCCCTACGAATCCGAACGCCTGCCGTGCCTGCGCAACATGATCCACAAGACCCTCAAGGGAGAGGTCGTCGCCCGCGACGCCATGCAGTCGCGCGACAAGATCAAGAAACGCGAGCGCGCCTTCAAGGTCCCGACCCACATCACCTTCGACAACGAAGGCTCGGAAATCTACACCATCATCGAGGTCGACACCCGCGACCGCCCCGGCCTGCTCTACGACCTCACCCGCACGCTCGCGGCCAGCAATGTCTACATCAACTCCGCCGTCATCGCGACCTACGGCGAACAGGTGGTCGACACCTTCTACGTCAAGGACATGTTCGGCCTGAAATTCTACACCGAAAGCAAGCAGCGCGTCCTCGAACGCAAGCTGCGCGAGGCCATCGCCAAGGGCGTCGAACGCGCCACCGAATGA